The [Bacillus] selenitireducens MLS10 genome includes a region encoding these proteins:
- the queF gene encoding preQ(1) synthase, whose product MSENYYLPRSGPMPRPASVEEGRNVLRDEAFPAPDVSVVRFKALEFTAVCPKTGQPDFGQVEIEYVPRNKCIESKSLKFYLWSYRDEGAYCESLAAQIADDVMAAIEPARVKVMVHQTPRGGIQLETEAERIHEA is encoded by the coding sequence ATGTCAGAAAATTATTATTTGCCGCGTTCAGGTCCGATGCCGCGTCCTGCGAGCGTGGAAGAAGGAAGAAATGTCCTTCGGGATGAAGCATTCCCGGCACCGGACGTTTCCGTCGTCCGCTTTAAAGCACTCGAATTTACCGCAGTCTGTCCAAAAACCGGTCAGCCGGACTTTGGTCAGGTGGAGATCGAATATGTGCCAAGGAATAAGTGCATTGAATCAAAATCACTGAAGTTCTACTTATGGTCGTACCGTGATGAAGGGGCCTACTGTGAGTCACTTGCCGCTCAGATTGCCGATGATGTGATGGCAGCCATTGAACCGGCACGGGTGAAAGTGATGGTCCACCAGACACCGCGAGGCGGCATTCAGCTTGAGACGGAGGCGGAGCGGATCCATGAAGCTTAA
- a CDS encoding queuosine precursor transporter, which translates to MKLNLTRSELLVLLNVIFATSLVIANVLAGKLVAFGEFIVIPAAVITYAFTFLITDVIHEKYGHETAKRTIIFGFIAQIFASTMIVLGGFLPVAPFAAESQAAYETLLGQNYRFAFASMAAYLGSQFFDVYVFKKLKEKTRSEKKWLRNNVSTASSQFVDTTIFITIAFAGTVPNLWIMIVSQYAVKLIIALIDTPIFYLLTRRSSEEEESRQAS; encoded by the coding sequence ATGAAGCTTAACCTCACCAGGAGTGAACTTCTTGTTCTCCTGAACGTCATTTTCGCCACGTCGCTTGTGATCGCCAATGTGCTTGCAGGGAAGCTCGTTGCATTCGGTGAGTTTATTGTGATCCCCGCCGCGGTGATCACCTACGCCTTTACCTTTTTGATTACGGATGTGATCCATGAAAAATACGGCCATGAAACGGCAAAGCGAACGATTATATTTGGTTTCATTGCACAAATATTTGCAAGTACGATGATTGTGCTGGGCGGTTTCCTCCCTGTGGCGCCCTTTGCGGCAGAGAGTCAGGCCGCTTACGAGACGCTCCTCGGTCAGAACTACCGCTTTGCCTTTGCATCCATGGCTGCATATCTCGGGAGTCAGTTCTTTGATGTGTACGTGTTTAAAAAACTGAAGGAAAAGACCCGGTCTGAGAAGAAGTGGCTTCGAAACAATGTCAGTACGGCCTCTTCGCAGTTTGTGGATACGACGATTTTTATTACCATTGCGTTTGCCGGAACCGTGCCGAATCTCTGGATCATGATTGTGAGCCAGTATGCGGTCAAGCTGATCATCGCCCTGATCGATACGCCGATTTTCTATCTCTTGACGAGACGTTCGTCTGAAGAGGAAGAAAGCCGGCAGGCGTCATAA